A region of bacterium DNA encodes the following proteins:
- a CDS encoding helix-turn-helix transcriptional regulator yields the protein MKLEAMLGRKIQQIRKSLGLSQEALANKSDLHPTYIGRIERGEVSPTINVLNKIANSLGLPLDNLLSFEKEKESIPDFFETITLSQKASPKYLDLIKRVLKEIIRWEKENR from the coding sequence ATGAAATTAGAGGCTATGTTAGGAAGAAAGATTCAACAAATAAGGAAGTCTTTGGGGTTGTCACAAGAGGCTTTGGCTAATAAATCAGACTTACATCCAACCTATATTGGCAGAATAGAAAGGGGGGAGGTAAGCCCTACAATCAATGTTCTTAATAAAATTGCAAATTCCCTTGGTCTTCCTTTAGATAACCTCCTTTCTTTTGAAAAAGAAAAAGAAAGCATCCCTGATTTTTTTGAAACCATAACTTTATCTCAAAAGGCTTCTCCCAAATATCTGGATTTGATAAAAAGGGTGTTAAAAGAAATAATAAGGTGGGAGAAAGAAAATCGTTAA